Proteins co-encoded in one Grus americana isolate bGruAme1 chromosome 12, bGruAme1.mat, whole genome shotgun sequence genomic window:
- the LOC129211706 gene encoding protein eva-1 homolog C-like isoform X9, with protein sequence MEITAHVYPDFYLTVSMRKQGARWKPCQALFLCSGERRREGRGCWFLHQHGDAKAPAPAHPPRSTFANTFLPPCGRCPCAKSVSAVQSSPLPWAADKERVYSRPPGSSALAGQKASHCPCTLPVPVPATAADRAGGGCLVGRSRAGSSRAMATLVGPAAALVLLCLAVGLEASPELSGYLRKVLRNHTAHTCDGEQLLIVCPRKTTISILGAFYGRRVPSPNLCPSPGNASQESTECTSTTAHLCHSPGNHRVKTVCENDKLRLQCRPKSILAIYSANYGRFLRGKPECDALNTGGPHIECLAPDALWRVSKKCHRKRNCTVAADQATFGDPCLPGMKKQLRVSYTCVPKQLLEEVGPDTSDPFLLSDYMHGGWYKGPRFSRLREDQMIFTSSLAAFADLWGVPEKVGLYFLCGVSGGLMLLLCIISPKTTFLQEAGEALKDPEVGSSSELSRTKLRDEQDEDLPDDSSSDSSFRRLTHTYRATDSIFGPELTAAMEGAVEHQGRGGEEIWMPKESSPYAIHKIKSATK encoded by the exons ATGGAGATTACGGCACACGTGTATCCGGATTTCTACCTCACCGTGTCCATGAGAAAGCAGGGGGCACGTTGGAAACCTTGCCAAGCCCTGTTCCTCTGCTCGGGGGAACGGaggcgggagggaaggggctgctggTTTCTCCACCAGCACGGTGATGCCAAGGCACCGGCACCCGCTCATCCGCCACGGAGCACCTTTGCAAACACGTTCCTCCCTCCCTGTGGGAGGTGTCCCTGTGCCAAGAGTGTCTCAGCTGTCCAGAGCAGCCCCTTGCCCTGGGCAGCAGACAAAGAGCGGGTATACAGTCGCCCGCCTGGCTCCAGCGCCTTGGCAGGGCAGAAAGCGAGCCATTGTCCCTGCACACTGCCGGTCCCAGTGCCAGCCACAGCTGCGGACCGGGCTGGCGGAGGCTGCCTGGTGGGACGCAGCAGAGCCGGCAGCAGTCGCGCCATGGCCACGCTGgtggggccagcagcagccctggtcctcctctgcctggctgtggggctggaggcCAGCCCGGAGCTCTCAG GGTACCTGCGCAAAGTGCTGAGGAACCACACCGCCCACACCTGCGACGGGGAGCAGCTCCTCATCGTCTGCCCTCGCAAGACCACCATCAGCATCCTCGGCGCCTTCTATGGGCGCCGCGTACCCAGCCCCAacctctgccccagccctggcaaTGCCTCCCAGGAAAGCACGGAATGCACATCCACCACTGCCCACCTG TGTCACTCCCCAGGGAACCATCGGGTCAAGACCGTGTGTGAGAACGACAAGCTGAGGCTGCAGTGCCGACCAAAATCCATCCTGGCCATTTATTCTGCAAATTACGGACGATTCCTGCGGGGCAAACCAGAGTGCGATGCTCTGAACACTGGGGGACCCCATATAG AGTGCTTGGCTCCAGATGCCCTGTGGAGGGTCTCCAAGAAGTGCCACCGCAAGAGAAACTGCACCGTGGCTGCTGACCAGGCCACCTTTGGGGACCCGTGCCTCCCCGGCATGAAGAAACAGCTGCGAGTCTCCTACACCTGTG TGCccaagcagctgctggaggaggtgggCCCTGACACCTCGGACCCCTTCCTGCTCTCCGACTACATGCACG GTGGCTGGTACAAAGGGCCCAGGTTCTCCAGGCTCCGGGAAGACCAGATGATTTTTACTAGCTCTCTGGCAGCTTTTGCCGACCTTTGGG GCGTCCCAGAGAAAGTTGGCCTCTACTTTCTTTGCGGGGTCTCTGGAGGCCTCATGCTCCTGCTGTGCATCATCAGCCCCAAAACCACCTTCCTCCAGGAGGCGGGGGAGGCTCTCAAAGACCCAGAGGTGGGGAGCAGCTCGGAGCTGAGCAGGACAAAGCTGCGAGATGAGCAGGATGAAGACCTTCCTGATGACAGCTCCTCGGACTCCTCCTTCCGCCGCCTCACCCACACCTACCGGGCCACCGACAGCATCTTTGGCCCAGAGCTGACGGCAGCCATGGAGGGAGCAGTGGAGCACCAGGGCCGTGGCGGGGAGGAGATCTGGATGCCCAAGGAGTCGAGCCCATACGCCATCCACAAGATCAAATCGGCCACCAAAtaa
- the LOC129211706 gene encoding protein eva-1 homolog C-like isoform X5 — protein MEITAHVYPDFYLTVSMRKQGARWKPCQALFLCSGERRREGRGCWFLHQHGDAKAPAPAHPPRSTFANTFLPPCGRCPCAKSVSAVQSSPLPWAADKERVYSRPPGSSALAGQKASHCPCTLPVPVPATAADRAGGGCLVGRSRAGSSRAMATLVGPAAALVLLCLAVGLEASPELSGYLRKVLRNHTAHTCDGEQLLIVCPRKTTISILGAFYGRRVPSPNLCPSPGNASQESTECTSTTAHLKLLAECQDQQWCQFSVHSQVFGPDPCPGTHKYLITSYKCRPGNHRVKTVCENDKLRLQCRPKSILAIYSANYGRFLRGKPECDALNTGGPHIECLAPDALWRVSKKCHRKRNCTVAADQATFGDPCLPGMKKQLRVSYTCVPKQLLEEVGPDTSDPFLLSDYMHGGWYKGPRFSRLREDQMIFTSSLAAFADLWGVPEKVGLYFLCGVSGGLMLLLCIISPKTTFLQEAGEALKDPEVGSSSELSRTKLRDEQDEDLPDDSSSDSSFRRLTHTYRATDSIFGPELTAAMEGAVEHQGRGGEEIWMPKESSPYAIHKIKSATK, from the exons ATGGAGATTACGGCACACGTGTATCCGGATTTCTACCTCACCGTGTCCATGAGAAAGCAGGGGGCACGTTGGAAACCTTGCCAAGCCCTGTTCCTCTGCTCGGGGGAACGGaggcgggagggaaggggctgctggTTTCTCCACCAGCACGGTGATGCCAAGGCACCGGCACCCGCTCATCCGCCACGGAGCACCTTTGCAAACACGTTCCTCCCTCCCTGTGGGAGGTGTCCCTGTGCCAAGAGTGTCTCAGCTGTCCAGAGCAGCCCCTTGCCCTGGGCAGCAGACAAAGAGCGGGTATACAGTCGCCCGCCTGGCTCCAGCGCCTTGGCAGGGCAGAAAGCGAGCCATTGTCCCTGCACACTGCCGGTCCCAGTGCCAGCCACAGCTGCGGACCGGGCTGGCGGAGGCTGCCTGGTGGGACGCAGCAGAGCCGGCAGCAGTCGCGCCATGGCCACGCTGgtggggccagcagcagccctggtcctcctctgcctggctgtggggctggaggcCAGCCCGGAGCTCTCAG GGTACCTGCGCAAAGTGCTGAGGAACCACACCGCCCACACCTGCGACGGGGAGCAGCTCCTCATCGTCTGCCCTCGCAAGACCACCATCAGCATCCTCGGCGCCTTCTATGGGCGCCGCGTACCCAGCCCCAacctctgccccagccctggcaaTGCCTCCCAGGAAAGCACGGAATGCACATCCACCACTGCCCACCTG AAGCTGCTGGCTGAGTGCCAGGACCAGCAGTGGTGCCAGTTCTCGGTGCACAGCCAAGTCTTTGGGCCGGACCCGTGCCCTGGGACACACAAGTACCTCATCACTTCCTACAAGTGCCGGCCAG GGAACCATCGGGTCAAGACCGTGTGTGAGAACGACAAGCTGAGGCTGCAGTGCCGACCAAAATCCATCCTGGCCATTTATTCTGCAAATTACGGACGATTCCTGCGGGGCAAACCAGAGTGCGATGCTCTGAACACTGGGGGACCCCATATAG AGTGCTTGGCTCCAGATGCCCTGTGGAGGGTCTCCAAGAAGTGCCACCGCAAGAGAAACTGCACCGTGGCTGCTGACCAGGCCACCTTTGGGGACCCGTGCCTCCCCGGCATGAAGAAACAGCTGCGAGTCTCCTACACCTGTG TGCccaagcagctgctggaggaggtgggCCCTGACACCTCGGACCCCTTCCTGCTCTCCGACTACATGCACG GTGGCTGGTACAAAGGGCCCAGGTTCTCCAGGCTCCGGGAAGACCAGATGATTTTTACTAGCTCTCTGGCAGCTTTTGCCGACCTTTGGG GCGTCCCAGAGAAAGTTGGCCTCTACTTTCTTTGCGGGGTCTCTGGAGGCCTCATGCTCCTGCTGTGCATCATCAGCCCCAAAACCACCTTCCTCCAGGAGGCGGGGGAGGCTCTCAAAGACCCAGAGGTGGGGAGCAGCTCGGAGCTGAGCAGGACAAAGCTGCGAGATGAGCAGGATGAAGACCTTCCTGATGACAGCTCCTCGGACTCCTCCTTCCGCCGCCTCACCCACACCTACCGGGCCACCGACAGCATCTTTGGCCCAGAGCTGACGGCAGCCATGGAGGGAGCAGTGGAGCACCAGGGCCGTGGCGGGGAGGAGATCTGGATGCCCAAGGAGTCGAGCCCATACGCCATCCACAAGATCAAATCGGCCACCAAAtaa
- the LOC129211706 gene encoding protein eva-1 homolog C-like isoform X4 — translation MEITAHVYPDFYLTVSMRKQGARWKPCQALFLCSGERRREGRGCWFLHQHGDAKAPAPAHPPRSTFANTFLPPCGRCPCAKSVSAVQSSPLPWAADKERVYSRPPGSSALAGQKASHCPCTLPVPVPATAADRAGGGCLVGRSRAGSSRAMATLVGPAAALVLLCLAVGLEASPELSGYLRKVLRNHTAHTCDGEQLLIVCPRKTTISILGAFYGRRVPSPNLCPSPGNASQESTECTSTTAHLQRLGLELALQSRESGCCLFWSPARPGNAPWPQLRVPGPATQLYPWLGRGYTHRLQESGSCWLSARTSSGASSRCTAKSLGRTRALGHTSTSSLPTSAGQCHSPGNHRVKTVCENDKLRLQCRPKSILAIYSANYGRFLRGKPECDALNTGGPHIECLAPDALWRVSKKCHRKRNCTVAADQATFGDPCLPGMKKQLRVSYTLPKQLLEEVGPDTSDPFLLSDYMHGVPEKVGLYFLCGVSGGLMLLLCIISPKTTFLQEAGEALKDPEVGSSSELSRTKLRDEQDEDLPDDSSSDSSFRRLTHTYRATDSIFGPELTAAMEGAVEHQGRGGEEIWMPKESSPYAIHKIKSATK, via the exons ATGGAGATTACGGCACACGTGTATCCGGATTTCTACCTCACCGTGTCCATGAGAAAGCAGGGGGCACGTTGGAAACCTTGCCAAGCCCTGTTCCTCTGCTCGGGGGAACGGaggcgggagggaaggggctgctggTTTCTCCACCAGCACGGTGATGCCAAGGCACCGGCACCCGCTCATCCGCCACGGAGCACCTTTGCAAACACGTTCCTCCCTCCCTGTGGGAGGTGTCCCTGTGCCAAGAGTGTCTCAGCTGTCCAGAGCAGCCCCTTGCCCTGGGCAGCAGACAAAGAGCGGGTATACAGTCGCCCGCCTGGCTCCAGCGCCTTGGCAGGGCAGAAAGCGAGCCATTGTCCCTGCACACTGCCGGTCCCAGTGCCAGCCACAGCTGCGGACCGGGCTGGCGGAGGCTGCCTGGTGGGACGCAGCAGAGCCGGCAGCAGTCGCGCCATGGCCACGCTGgtggggccagcagcagccctggtcctcctctgcctggctgtggggctggaggcCAGCCCGGAGCTCTCAG GGTACCTGCGCAAAGTGCTGAGGAACCACACCGCCCACACCTGCGACGGGGAGCAGCTCCTCATCGTCTGCCCTCGCAAGACCACCATCAGCATCCTCGGCGCCTTCTATGGGCGCCGCGTACCCAGCCCCAacctctgccccagccctggcaaTGCCTCCCAGGAAAGCACGGAATGCACATCCACCACTGCCCACCTG CAGcgcctggggctggagctggcctTGCAGTCACGGGAGTCTGGTTGCTGCCTTTTCTGGAGCCCTGCTCGGCCAGGCAATGCTCCCTGGCCCCAGCTGAGAGTCCCTGGTCCAGCTACTCAGCTCTACCCATGGCTGGGGAGAGGCTACACCCACCGGCTGCAGGAGAGCGG AAGCTGCTGGCTGAGTGCCAGGACCAGCAGTGGTGCCAGTTCTCGGTGCACAGCCAAGTCTTTGGGCCGGACCCGTGCCCTGGGACACACAAGTACCTCATCACTTCCTACAAGTGCCGGCCAG TGTCACTCCCCAGGGAACCATCGGGTCAAGACCGTGTGTGAGAACGACAAGCTGAGGCTGCAGTGCCGACCAAAATCCATCCTGGCCATTTATTCTGCAAATTACGGACGATTCCTGCGGGGCAAACCAGAGTGCGATGCTCTGAACACTGGGGGACCCCATATAG AGTGCTTGGCTCCAGATGCCCTGTGGAGGGTCTCCAAGAAGTGCCACCGCAAGAGAAACTGCACCGTGGCTGCTGACCAGGCCACCTTTGGGGACCCGTGCCTCCCCGGCATGAAGAAACAGCTGCGAGTCTCCTACACCT TGCccaagcagctgctggaggaggtgggCCCTGACACCTCGGACCCCTTCCTGCTCTCCGACTACATGCACG GCGTCCCAGAGAAAGTTGGCCTCTACTTTCTTTGCGGGGTCTCTGGAGGCCTCATGCTCCTGCTGTGCATCATCAGCCCCAAAACCACCTTCCTCCAGGAGGCGGGGGAGGCTCTCAAAGACCCAGAGGTGGGGAGCAGCTCGGAGCTGAGCAGGACAAAGCTGCGAGATGAGCAGGATGAAGACCTTCCTGATGACAGCTCCTCGGACTCCTCCTTCCGCCGCCTCACCCACACCTACCGGGCCACCGACAGCATCTTTGGCCCAGAGCTGACGGCAGCCATGGAGGGAGCAGTGGAGCACCAGGGCCGTGGCGGGGAGGAGATCTGGATGCCCAAGGAGTCGAGCCCATACGCCATCCACAAGATCAAATCGGCCACCAAAtaa